GAAGAGAAGTCAGTATGGTTACGCAAATAAGATTTAGTATGCACTGCATTCTCTATTTGATCTCTTAGTAAATCCATAAGTAAAATAATCTCATGATGTAAACTCTCGTATATTTTTTCATCAATAACTTCATATTGACCGTGGGCAACTCTATTTCTCGAAGCTAGCAAAGACTGATCAATAATATTTTTCTTACTTTCATAAAGAGAATAGTCTAAACCTAGAGAACATAAAATATCTTCTAAAACTTTTGAATTTAAGTTCGAGTAAGTCTTAATGCATTCACGCCAATTGAGCCTAAATTTATCTTCCGTTTTGTCTAATAACAATTCTACAACTTGAGTGAATATCGTAGATCGGTTAGTCATTTCAGATTCTTGTAATTTTTCTTTAAACGAAAGAGCAATAAGATTTCTATTTAAGTCTTCATAATTGAGATTCTGTCGTACTAAAAACTCTAGGTAATGTGTAGAAGCTGTTTTAACATATCCTTCCCAATGTGCATATAACATAGTGATTCCACTTCGGAGTAACGCTGAGTGCGGAGATCGATACTGATTCTTTTCAATTAAGGTTTTGATGTAGATGAGCTCTTTTTTCCGCCAAGTAATATCTCTAGTTAAAGCACTATTTAATTCTAGTGCAGTCCGGATCTTGCTCATGGTTTAAATAACTTACGCCCTAGAGGCACAATTTTAGGCATCCTTAAACTTGCCGTTTTTCCAGATCCGATACTTTTCAAGAAATTGTTTTTAGACCATAGCTCTTTAATTCTTTCTAAGATATGGAAAGTTTCTTTTACCTCTAGTATCTCTTCATAGTTGTGTGCAATACCAAGAGCAATTGTCTCAAATGCAGACAATAAGAAACCTCCCAAAAAGCGCTCTTTATTAATATCATAACGGTGAAAACAATCTTGACCTATTTTACTTTTAAGAATGTAAAAAGTCTGATTGAAAGCCTCCGTTTCTTCTTCAAAGTCAAAGTCTTCGTTTCGCGCTATTTCTAACATTTTGTCAGTGACAAATTCATTGATATCTTTAATTTTTTTAAGCTCTATAGCATCTATTTTTCTAAATACGACAAATCTTAGGGCTAAATCCATATCATATTTTTCCTCTTTCGCTCTATCAGTTAGAGTGAGACATTCTTGAAAGTCATCACTGTTACATAGACTTTGTAGCCATAAAAACATCTCTCTATTTTCCATGACTAAAATACAATTTCTAATCTCTTGTTCTGAAAGTGGGGAACCTCCAGTATTTAGGCGTTGGAACAATTCATATTTACTTTTTTCATCACTTTCTTTTAATATTATTTTGACATCAAGTTTGGAACGCTTAATAAATAATTGTTGTGCCTTAGTAAATGAGTTTTCTGGGTCTTCAGGATTTGACCAAAGTTTATCTTTCAGAGAAGGCAAATACTTTGTTTCCTCTAATACCAAAGGCTCAAGTCTTTTTTCATCTTCACCGATAAGAATTCCCATAAATTGAAATATCGTTGATAGTCGCTGTAACCCATCGACAACATCCCAAACTCCATCTTTTCTTTGCGATACAAAAATTGGAGGTAATGGAATGCCTAACAGTATGGATTCAATAAGTTTTGTTTTTTGTAGAGAAGACCATCGGTAAAATCTTTGGAATTCCGGATGTATGTCAATTTCATGATCCTGATAAAGATTAACAAGTTCTCCAATTGACATAGAATAGCTGTCAGATTTAAC
This portion of the [Limnothrix rosea] IAM M-220 genome encodes:
- a CDS encoding MAE_28990/MAE_18760 family HEPN-like nuclease, which gives rise to MSKIRTALELNSALTRDITWRKKELIYIKTLIEKNQYRSPHSALLRSGITMLYAHWEGYVKTASTHYLEFLVRQNLNYEDLNRNLIALSFKEKLQESEMTNRSTIFTQVVELLLDKTEDKFRLNWRECIKTYSNLNSKVLEDILCSLGLDYSLYESKKNIIDQSLLASRNRVAHGQYEVIDEKIYESLHHEIILLMDLLRDQIENAVHTKSYLRNHTDFSS
- a CDS encoding DUF262 domain-containing protein, giving the protein FYQTLSSYFFPVLSCTEIFYNFLRIEWGIKSMSLENEIEQRSAEVKSDSYSMSIGELVNLYQDHEIDIHPEFQRFYRWSSLQKTKLIESILLGIPLPPIFVSQRKDGVWDVVDGLQRLSTIFQFMGILIGEDEKRLEPLVLEETKYLPSLKDKLWSNPEDPENSFTKAQQLFIKRSKLDVKIILKESDEKSKYELFQRLNTGGSPLSEQEIRNCILVMENREMFLWLQSLCNSDDFQECLTLTDRAKEEKYDMDLALRFVVFRKIDAIELKKIKDINEFVTDKMLEIARNEDFDFEEETEAFNQTFYILKSKIGQDCFHRYDINKERFLGGFLLSAFETIALGIAHNYEEILEVKETFHILERIKELWSKNNFLKSIGSGKTASLRMPKIVPLGRKLFKP